Genomic window (Neurospora crassa OR74A linkage group VI, whole genome shotgun sequence):
CGACGTTACCGTGAGGGCCGCCTTCGGCAAGGGTGTCGTCACCAGCTTCGTTCTTCAGTCCGACGACCTCGACGAGATTGATTGGGAGTGGATCGGCAGCGACACCACTCAGGTTCAGACCAACTACTTCAGCAAGGGTTGCACCGAGACCTACGACCGCGGTGGCTTTTCTACCGTCGCCAACCCCCAGAACGAGTTCCACACCTACACCATCAAGTGGACCCCCACCCAGCTCGACTGGATCATCGACGGCGCCGTCGTCCGCACCCTCAAGGCCGCCGATGCCAAGGGCTGCGCCGGCTTCCCCCAGACTCCCATGCAGATCAAGCTCGGCACCTGGGTTGCCGGTCGCAAGGACGCCGCCCAGGGTACCATTGAGTGGGCCGGCGGTATCACCGACTTCAACGAGGGTCCCTTCATGGGCTACTACCAGAGCATCAAGATTCAGGACTTCATGGGTGGTGACGGTACCACCGGCGCCAAGGACGCCACCGAGTACCAGTATGGCGACAAGAGCGGCACCTGGCAGAGCATCAAGGTCCTCAccggtacctctactaccgAGGACGTTGGCACCAAGTCTGGCTCTTCTACTGCCACCACTCTGAGCGCCGTCccttccgcctcctccacctccggcTCTTCCTCGCTCCCCATCGACAGcaccctcaacaacaacaacaacggcagcAGCTCCACCAGCGACGCCACTGAGGCCACCAAGAGCGGCAACGTCGTCACCGGCGGTGCTGGCAAGCTTGCCATGAGCATTGCCTCTCTCGGCGCTGCCCTCTTCGCCGGTGCCATGCTTCTTTAAACTGCTTGCCTGAAGCCAATGACGAAAGAAGAAACTTTCAATGAGGGACGAACAAAAGGAGATGCGGTTACTTGAATTTCCATCCTTGCTTGCTTCCAACCGAGCTATCTAtacctcttctcttttttacACCTACGATCCTTTTGAACTGGACAGACGACATCTCTTGCGCGCCTGTGGCGGTCCCTTGAAGTTGTTGTCCAGAGAGCGCTTTGAAATGTACAATCAAGTTTAATTCCATCGGTTGGTTGTGTTTGGCACCCTCTACAGcagcaggaagaagaagaagatggagagaaggaagagcgCGCATTCGGTTCGGCCGGCATGTTTTGTCATGAGAGAAAGAGCGCATTAATTACGTTGGCAAATTTTGGTTTTGgctttttttatataccACCGCCTCGAAGCGATATCTTTGCTTTACTAAACCAACAAATATGCGAGGAGTTCATGGATAGTACATGGTACCAGTTTGGTGGATAGGTACCGGCGGCCGACATGGACGTGGTggttcggttcggttcgCGGAAAAAGACggaaggagggaaagacCAATGAACAGTAGGGATGAACATATGTTTAGATTCGGACATAAAGATTTATGTATATTGATGGAGGGagttatttttttttttttggttgaaTACCATATACCTTTTTTTGAACACACTATTACCTTTTTCGAATTTGCACTTGACGACTCTGATCTGATCTTGCTCGTTCCTTTGTTCTGGAATCTTTTGCGATGAACTTGCAATCCGTCTCCAATCACACTTGCACCAACATCACATTTCACTACACCAACATCATAAAAACCAGTCTGAACTCTGAAGTAATCCTGTCACACTTACCAACCATCTTGGCTCATTGGCGACTCCAGTCCTGCCTGTTTGGCGACTCCATTCCTGCCTGCTTGGCTACTCCCCGCTCGTTCCCTACGCGACCTTGGCCCAATCCACTTTGTAcactatgtatgtacactGATCGGTCAAAAAAAACCACCTTCATCATTTTCACCTGGCCGTGTTTTCCGCTTTTTGGCAAATCTCGAACCATTTACCAAAGTCCTTGATTAACCGTCCATCGCGTTCCAATACTTACCTTTCACTAATCCGTTTCTTCTCTCTATGGTGACGGAATCTTCTCTACAATCGTGACGTAGCTGCCTGCCCTGATTTTCCCACTCTTTATTGTGAGACATTCCCAGCACTAAATGATGAAAGTGTGTAACGATCCCAGGAAGACAGGACAGACAGGGGCGGCCTTCCCCCCCAATCCCCCAATCCCCATAGGGCGGACGGGCGGACGAAACGAAAAAATTATCCATTTTTGACATTTGACAGCAGGCAGGCAAgcaggcaagcaagcaagcaagcaagcgagAAGCCAAGGATATGTaaaaggatggatggagtcGATCCGGAAATTGGAATTGAGAATTTGAGAGAAAATGaatgcatgcatgcatgcataTACCTCGGCTGGTTCCTGGCTCCTCGGCGGGCGGTTGGCGGTTGGCGGTTGGCGGTTGGCGGGCGGACGACGTTCCAAGAACAGACGAGACAGCGAAGGGGCGGGGAATAATTGCTCATGTCCGTCCTCGCCCTGCCAAGCCAAAATCCAAATCCATGGAATGCGCAGGCATGCACTTGCACACACCGGGAACTCGGCGCTAGTGGTTCGCCGGCGTCAGGTTTGCTCCGTCTTGCCGCGGGGGGGTTGAGTGAATGTGGCTTGTGCCGGCACACTACCGTACGATGTGAATTTCCAAAACCAAGGCCGGGCGTTCCTTGCATGTCCGTGCAGCGTGTGATAcagtgggatggatggatggatggactgCAGCGAGCGAGTGAGGCCAGGCCTTGGCAGGGGTAGTTTCACTTTTGTACAGTTACACAGCGAGGACAGACCTTGCAGCGGGCACCTCAGCTTCAGCTTTACACGCCCGCGGTACTGCGGTACTTACGCGTAAGTACTGTGTGTATGGAACTTTGGTTGGACTTGGTGGAATATTTTGTAGCGCCCCGACCTGTTTTCCTTAATGAAATAACAACGAAAATCGGACGGACGGCATTGGGAAACTTGTTGTGCGTGCATTTGACAGGCCCAGGTCGGGTTTGGAACCGTCCCCGTCCAacacgaaaaaaaaaaaaaaaaaaaaaaaaaaaaaaaaagggggattCAGGAATTGGGATGCGGGGAAGAGACTTGGTTGCCTGGAAAGCCTAGAAAGCAAAATTGCTGTAGTGTAGGAGGAGATGGTGACACCGGTTCAACAAGGAGATCATAAGGAGGATAGCTACacagaagggaaggggagtGGATGCAGGGGAAAGAAACGTGGAAGAATAAGCAATGCCGTTGGTTGCACAGCAGGTGATATGTAGTCGTCATTTGAGACACGTTCACTCGGAAAAGACTGGGCAAAGCGGCGTTGTTTGCTTTATTGTGGCCTGGGCAAGAAGTATTGATTGCTGTGGAAGGTAAAGAGGGAGCTGAAGGAAGTTATGAATTCAGCATGTGGGATATTTGGACATTGAtcgattgattgattgatcgAAGCTGAGATTCAGAAGCGGGATTGAGATTGAGGTTCGAAAACCGACAGTTGACTTTTTGCTGTATTTGGCCATGTGATGGATGTGTTACTACATCCATGTTTCGATACTGGAGGGACGGAAGCACAAAATGCTTCTTATCCGAGCCCCGATTCTCTTCTCATTCTAGTTAACGTGTCTAAAGTCCCCTCCAGCATAAATCAGAGGTAAACATCACGGTACACACATCCTGCTGTTTTTCTGATCAAGTTCTTTTTCTCTGATCGGATTTCAAAGTGTGAAAGCGAGTGTACTTCTAACTTCACAGAGGCGGCCAGACCGTACCCAACCCAAGTTGACGTGCATCTGGACTGGTGTTGGAGTTCGAAGCTGAGGCGCGAGACACTGCTGATGCTATAAGCCCATTTATGCAATTCATTCTCATCGACGATAGACATGTAGTCATTGGACGACAAGCACAATCCCCGACCGGAGCCAAGCGGAGTTGCTCCACCCCCACCGGGCCTTTCGGGACGGGCCTCGGCCCCACTAATCCGGCCAAGCCCGCACTCCCGCGCCCCGGTACCCCGTCGTTGTGGCGCACTTGTCGGGAGTTCGCCCGATCAACAATGTCGATGAAGTCATGTTTAGAAAAACAACTATCATTGTCAGTATGGAATATGTCTGTTTTTCCATACGAGATCACGCTGACGTCTGAATCAACGGCGTCAAAGGCAGAGCGGGGTCAGCGAAGAGCGGGCGTGATGATCTGGTGCGGGGAAACATGAGAAACTGAAAACCACACATCATTGGCGATCAggcgaaagaaagaagaagtgaagaaagaaattctTTAAATCAACACCGCACTACTGACAGTGAACGTCATTCCATATGCCACCACGCTTGTTGACTGCACAAAGGTCATCGAGGTCCCTCTATAATAACCCAGGGTAGACATCGTTCGGGTCTTTCTGTCAGCAACCTGATCGAGCATTAACTACTCCATTACAAAATCACCATGGCCTCACGAATCAACAACCTCGCCGCCTTTCACCAGAAACTGGCCAAAGCCGACCGTATCCTTGCCATCTGCGGCGCCGGACTCTCCGCCGCCTCGGGACTCCCCACCTTTCGCGGTGTCGGCGGTCTCTGGAGGAACTACGAGGCTACGGACCTAGCTACACCAGAAGCATTTGCTTCGGATCCCGGTCTAGTCTGGTTATTTTACGCCTATGtaagtcttcttcttcttcttcttcttcttcttcttcctcctcctccatcatacTTCCTAGACCCATCTCGAATCATGTATCACCAATCCCTCCTAAATCAACTAAACAAACCTCCTCCCAAACAGCGCCGCCACATGGCCCTCCAAGCCCTCCCCAACGCAGGCCACCAcgccctcgccgccctcGCCAAGAAAAACCCCAACTTCCTCTGCCTAACTCAAAACGTCGACAACCTTTCCTCACGCGCCggccatcagcagcagcaactaCATACCCTCCACGGctccctcttcaccctcCAATGCTCTTCCTACCCTTCACAATGCACCTACATTGACAAAAACAACACTCTCGATCCTCTCTGTCCTGCTCTAGCACccgcatcagcatcagcatccaTCAACCCCCCGTCCAATGACCCCCCAAACCCATCCCATTCCCAACCATCCAACCCCATCATCCCCCTCCTAGACCCCagcacccccctcccccgcatCCCCAAATCCCACCTCCCCCACTGCCCCCAATGCAAAAATCTACTGCGACCAGGCGTCGTCTGGTTCGGCGAGTCCTTAAATCCCGGCATGCTAGCCGAGATAGACGCATGGATCGACCAAGGAGGTCCCATTGATATTGTCCTGGTCATAGGAACCAGCAGCGTCGTTTATCCAGCTGCTGGATATGCAGAGAAGGCGAGGACGAAGGGGAAGACGAGCGTGGTGACTGTTAATATGGAAGTGGGAGTGGAAGTGGACGACGACATTGAAGAGCCGCGGATGATgtggggaaaaggaagaggaagaaaaagaagacagGAAGAAGATTTGGTGTTTCAGGGGGGAGCGGAGGAGTGGTTGCCTAGGATGTTGGAGCCGGTGATTGGGGTTGCGAAGGATGATGGGACGTATGAatgaggaaaagaaaaaaaaaagggggggggggagggattTTCGGGGGGAAGgcagggagggagggaaaggaagggggggggggttaaTGGGAGGTAATGGAGATGTGATGAAgaatgatgaagatgagggtgGTGAAAACAAAGTGAGTGCTTGAACTGGGATCCACTACCACGTGCGAGACGGCCCGGGCCGGACCCGATATGATCGGCGAACGGGACGGGAGCTGGATGTACACCATACAGTGACCGCATGGGACGAAAGGTAAAGCCTGTGATGCTTTTTGAACTGAATCTCAAGGCTTGCTGAAGAGACTTTAGCTCGGCCTGACAAAGAAACAGGCACCATCAAACATGATAATTTCTTGACTACCAATAACCATATGATACATTTAGAGACATACATAAAGTGTAACATATAGTAGCTTATTCGAAGGCGCTACGGTCATGCTATTTTGCATGCCATCACAAGCTgtccacctcttcctcttcatgaGCAGACCATAAACCGCCGCCCTAGCCAGGAACCATGACACCAACAATGACTATGACCCAACCAGACATCGGCTTCCGTACCATAACCGGGTATCCCCTTTGCCATTCCCTTGACATAATGAGAATACGCATACCGGATTGTTTTTCCACATAATGCTCGCTTGCTTGGTCCTCAAGTGACCATAACATAATGCCACTTTAGCCGTTTCCTCAACACCCCACGCACGACGACAAAGCCAACCGACCTCAGCAGTAGAACAGCTTGAGCACTTAGCCTTCATGCCAAGCTTCCTTCAGTAATGAAACAAAAACCGGTTAGTATGAACAAAGAAACAGAATAACGCCCCATCAACGACAAGCCACCGGAACTCCCGCGCCCAATTATGCTGGTAACGAACTTGTGCGTTGGGACAattgaagaaaaaagggaaaagaaaaggaaacctCTCCAATAATGAACGACACATGACACCGCCACATGATTCCCGACTGACTAAAGAGAAACAGGTCAAAAGGGGAGATGAAGAAAACAACAAGGGAAAGCAAGTACAGCTAGTCGTCAGGAGCCATGGGTAGGTTTCATGTGCGGCAACATGGCAGTAGTTTACTGCCACCTCTCATCACCCACGGACCGATAACGCGGCTCGCGGGGAGCGCGCGAGAGCTTGCCAAGGAGAGCGTCGAGCTGGGCCCAGTTGTCGTCGTTCTCGGCGAAGCGGC
Coding sequences:
- a CDS encoding cell wall glucanosyltransferase Mwg1, with product MQIKTLTALAFASLVSAQTYTDCDPTKKTCPNDKAVGKEIINIDFTKGADSFFKNMVGTTLQYDNKLGAVYTIKKETDAPTVASSRYIFFGQVDVTVRAAFGKGVVTSFVLQSDDLDEIDWEWIGSDTTQVQTNYFSKGCTETYDRGGFSTVANPQNEFHTYTIKWTPTQLDWIIDGAVVRTLKAADAKGCAGFPQTPMQIKLGTWVAGRKDAAQGTIEWAGGITDFNEGPFMGYYQSIKIQDFMGGDGTTGAKDATEYQYGDKSGTWQSIKVLTGTSTTEDVGTKSGSSTATTLSAVPSASSTSGSSSLPIDSTLNNNNNGSSSTSDATEATKSGNVVTGGAGKLAMSIASLGAALFAGAMLL
- the nst-6 gene encoding NAD-dependent deacetylase sirtuin-5, whose amino-acid sequence is MASRINNLAAFHQKLAKADRILAICGAGLSAASGLPTFRGVGGLWRNYEATDLATPEAFASDPGLVWLFYAYRRHMALQALPNAGHHALAALAKKNPNFLCLTQNVDNLSSRAGHQQQQLHTLHGSLFTLQCSSYPSQCTYIDKNNTLDPLCPALAPASASASINPPSNDPPNPSHSQPSNPIIPLLDPSTPLPRIPKSHLPHCPQCKNLLRPGVVWFGESLNPGMLAEIDAWIDQGGPIDIVLVIGTSSVVYPAAGYAEKARTKGKTSVVTVNMEVGVEVDDDIEEPRMMWGKGRGRKRRQEEDLVFQGGAEEWLPRMLEPVIGVAKDDGTYE